The following proteins come from a genomic window of Citrobacter europaeus:
- a CDS encoding host cell division inhibitor Icd-like protein translates to MNQSRFHKAPFSGLHPLCVSWYSFVAVAKSTAGRRNPCYLLATQHAPCVFFYVVAQVHPFFGLWWFHTGLYQIMVVRAGQPSGWPVSNKAGIPTPVRATTHECRNSGGGNNRYLLEVALMATTLTPSHPQFVFVFAAVRRADRKPRICMLRTVAGDELAARRTLVREYVLSLAARLPVVEVSHA, encoded by the coding sequence ATGAATCAGAGCCGATTTCACAAAGCCCCTTTTTCTGGCTTGCATCCGTTGTGTGTTTCCTGGTACAGTTTTGTCGCTGTCGCAAAATCGACAGCCGGGCGTAGGAACCCGTGTTACTTATTGGCGACTCAACACGCGCCATGCGTGTTTTTTTACGTCGTTGCTCAGGTACACCCATTTTTCGGGCTGTGGTGGTTTCACACTGGCCTGTATCAGATAATGGTGGTCCGGGCGGGGCAGCCTTCGGGCTGGCCGGTTTCCAATAAGGCCGGTATTCCTACCCCCGTCCGGGCTACCACCCATGAGTGTAGGAACTCCGGTGGTGGCAATAACCGCTACTTATTGGAGGTTGCCCTTATGGCTACGACCCTCACCCCGTCACACCCGCAGTTTGTCTTTGTGTTTGCCGCCGTCCGTCGCGCAGACCGTAAACCCCGTATCTGTATGCTCCGCACCGTGGCCGGTGACGAGCTGGCCGCCCGCCGCACCCTTGTCCGCGAATACGTGCTTTCCCTTGCCGCCCGCCTGCCGGTTGTGGAGGTGTCACATGCGTAA
- a CDS encoding Derepression protein yields the protein MRNKNTPQTVSARRDDLNPMKEHLSIEAYHKLNRASAVSQFIGGDLLRRELNGLHQLYLPQIFSYIHEDVSYVLEELKAKGLCRDFLATTSGNGGEHHV from the coding sequence ATGCGTAATAAAAACACCCCTCAGACCGTCTCAGCGCGTCGTGATGACCTTAACCCCATGAAGGAACACCTCAGCATAGAGGCGTACCATAAACTCAATCGCGCCAGCGCCGTCTCGCAGTTCATCGGTGGAGATTTGCTGCGCCGTGAGCTGAACGGTTTACACCAGCTATACCTGCCGCAGATTTTTAGTTATATCCATGAGGACGTCAGCTACGTCCTGGAAGAGCTGAAAGCCAAAGGCCTGTGCCGTGACTTTCTCGCCACGACGTCGGGAAACGGAGGTGAGCACCATGTTTGA
- a CDS encoding ogr/Delta-like zinc finger family protein, producing MMRCPYCKQAAHVRTSRYLSDNVKQSYLQCVNVFCSATFRTTESIDEVIRPPAEEKPEPPQTVPETPPRILDCARSSLRH from the coding sequence ATGATGCGCTGTCCGTACTGCAAACAGGCTGCCCATGTCCGTACCAGCCGTTACCTGTCGGATAACGTCAAGCAGAGCTACCTCCAGTGCGTGAATGTCTTTTGCTCCGCAACCTTTCGCACCACCGAGTCTATCGACGAGGTGATACGGCCACCGGCAGAAGAAAAGCCCGAACCGCCGCAGACAGTACCAGAAACACCGCCCCGAATTCTGGACTGCGCCCGCTCATCGCTGCGCCACTGA
- a CDS encoding AlpA family transcriptional regulator: protein MHTVSSVPPSPTGTHLMPVSAPVQERFLRLPEVIHQCGLSRSTLYDLIARNAFPAQVSLGGKNVAWLQSEITAWMAERVAHRNRKYDA, encoded by the coding sequence ATGCACACGGTTTCATCAGTACCACCTTCTCCCACTGGCACGCACCTGATGCCGGTTTCAGCCCCGGTTCAGGAACGTTTTTTACGTCTCCCGGAAGTCATTCATCAGTGCGGCCTGTCCCGCTCCACGCTCTACGATTTAATCGCCCGCAATGCTTTCCCGGCACAGGTTTCCCTCGGGGGTAAAAATGTCGCCTGGCTACAGTCTGAAATCACGGCGTGGATGGCAGAACGTGTCGCGCACCGCAACCGGAAATACGACGCATGA
- a CDS encoding capsid protein, giving the protein MKPDLFTAVMKTIGSTQDENIRTAIDSALDSLNEKANQNAEATINNALEAFSKAKSVHTENMLKLNDIDAAITRSGKERQNALNESAEAEQNWRTRFRELRGMMTPELKAEHSQRVAGRELAEEFTALIDELNDDKASTMLAACTSGDKYVGTHFTVFSAYSRNEWAAVMKDIPPSLVRAFALRLRELEMKGEEHPHNVLIQELGENVLAQSRYYAFNMTQEPVISKIGLHRPALTGVDMKLYKSPVLRMARAKELAQKKKSRGVKP; this is encoded by the coding sequence ATGAAACCAGATTTGTTTACCGCGGTAATGAAAACCATCGGCAGCACGCAGGATGAGAACATCCGCACGGCCATTGACAGTGCACTGGACAGCCTTAACGAGAAAGCAAACCAGAACGCAGAGGCCACGATAAATAATGCGCTTGAGGCATTCAGCAAGGCCAAATCCGTGCACACGGAAAATATGCTGAAACTGAATGATATTGATGCCGCCATTACCCGCAGCGGGAAAGAGCGTCAGAACGCCCTGAATGAAAGTGCCGAAGCCGAACAGAACTGGCGTACCCGTTTTCGCGAACTGCGCGGCATGATGACCCCTGAACTGAAAGCCGAACACAGTCAGCGAGTGGCTGGTCGGGAGCTGGCGGAGGAATTCACCGCCCTGATTGATGAGCTCAACGATGATAAAGCCAGTACCATGCTGGCCGCCTGTACATCAGGAGATAAGTACGTCGGCACGCATTTTACGGTGTTCTCTGCCTACTCCCGGAATGAGTGGGCGGCCGTGATGAAAGACATCCCTCCCTCACTGGTGCGCGCATTTGCGTTACGTCTGCGTGAACTCGAAATGAAAGGAGAAGAACACCCTCACAACGTTCTCATTCAGGAACTGGGGGAGAATGTACTGGCGCAAAGCAGGTACTACGCATTCAACATGACGCAGGAGCCGGTAATTTCAAAAATTGGGCTTCACCGTCCGGCACTCACCGGCGTGGATATGAAACTCTATAAAAGCCCTGTTCTCAGAATGGCGCGGGCTAAAGAGCTGGCACAAAAGAAAAAATCGCGGGGGGTTAAGCCATGA